The following proteins are co-located in the Gigantopelta aegis isolate Gae_Host chromosome 5, Gae_host_genome, whole genome shotgun sequence genome:
- the LOC121373052 gene encoding proteoglycan 4-like, whose protein sequence is MATVNLIQSKGNSHLSWSNAVQTKHGMSSCSEFTQNAWRHDLCANCQRSRSEHGPSTRGRKTGSSMSSPVPTKRRSVILKPSQSNGLHVQNCGKLVLDSGDIETPNSSKSSVCKIQNGHESGKQLSLSKGDGLSVSKSLDKKKNRKECKIGKVIFKESEPEIIGYDGGVDNLLDDEPEDAVDSVSVGDELSLTEEEKQFALLALENTVWNSDVANLKSANSTKALSRKTSCKEFEDLDLNSLLRSDRFHNLSDCDGTIRIYGTFPMRKKPLSKMSLDDVFSSDIELQRIADNIGDRADSESSGSEHYKNPCVEKLKSVSPSMTSSSPSSSLSSDSDKMTTPAESDSVVAYKIVNIIRKDNTESYTVDDITDCLYEASMSGSVTESSVTEGNSGKDASATDEKTSSNPMIDWEKKFDSNASFSDSESTIAGLEVVELLNDVLASYGGMEIKYSDFLTDSTASDNRQNESSTDSPVVAKKETGKLPKKSTDFEARMATVAANLDLTKTRSKRPAPRPPSPPPPEPHISPKRPTSPTKRSTSPTKRLTNPAAPISEPNFKMVTMGKSIVTMPNVDQPLSDKSSSEPILGLQDSDSMENVRGKSADAAKSRRGFTSFFRNILRRGRESPEVAMEINPDITFLKAEQPRTEDSVVSAESKDNSAAGSPGEKRSSKFSPQAKFRVLPPSSVPPVSATNSAEAPTDAESDSKVTKNKPADVSKSPSLMTQNKGCSSPKQTPKHEGTKTSSPQLKRSSVCQTKEEGQSSRPQLPAKPPPIGDDGTLRHRSAKPSSADDGSTAVVRRRAKSPKRTAPPAPPVRTSVPNRITESRNRDFARELELRLSRSTEGAASIKDSAKVSGHPSSPTSPVPELDESVPSSPTEKESAKSFSHAESPKISKKVTIAKEQKNVAAKEKNVKDKPKSPTSKEKPEESKAMESEPLREKIELPTVLPQSRKSFLGKLANKKSRAPAPPPPSVKRAKSITETTLPRRSKKINVADISGPVMVTDMTNTRILTNRRNTLSLGDDTAFASGQPSSATDKYMDDLPPISPIGSFDNLYESILPKMGGPHQINPITGEIISKGPICPNIPAEGYLEPVPPNSNTSELTGESMMTSSMMSSSIVSIGSLGSGIPAAMTTSTMSMVSVGAPSTIEEEDAVSEVFDEPDENRLQVLASQPIYEEIPNGYTINQKPSHNKSNTEEPPSSVSLPSQTNLGLPNVTIRSQSKETISSESDSQSNSSTLSRPKPAPRRKPKRSEKCLSEQYVSMNRPNPAVMLGEERLREVYSKLTTMNLQTLQDVYSQVEKILAQEKLVVSSTQQIKWQDFDLFGQPVHSSERCIVYNAKFRAHNSPCQLMLLHSRSATETSSLTHPSLLKPVVVFADTIPFSFLTEEFIKTSQLVQNSIYDTSLAKCFCAVGNFDIIENLDSHLTLLRETLTHNLDAYMHVILSVVLQLLSSMSHCLDQGFTVSERDFRDIYLVSRSDLRGKVITFLPHQRSRDVPQGESMCNFLDRLLNDASEMYSVDDDDDIEDENFSANIQTVEMIKTLRAMLEPRKIECLAQVRSVVEYILWGPNKDPTVEEVTRSSLEQDMSSWLEAERAMAVSQFAKNSNGFASGLSLDEYYRLKFLLKSSATSLAESARKLVS, encoded by the exons ATGGCCACTGTCAATCTTATACAAAGCAAAGGGAACAGCCACTTGTCGTGGTCAA ATGCGGTCCAAACCAAACACGGAATGTCTTCATGCTCAGAGTTTACCCAGAATGCATGGCGCCATGACCTTTGTGCAAActgtcaaaggtcaaggtcggAACATGGACCGTCCACAAGAGGGAGGAAGACAGGGTCGTCAATGTCATCACCGGTTCCCACAAAGAGGCGGTCGGTCATTTTAAAACCGAGTCAGTCCAACGGACTGCATGTCCAGAATTGTGGGAAACTCGTACTAGACAGCGGTGATATTGAAACCCCCAACTCCTCAAAAAGCAGTGTGTGTAAAATTCAGAATGGACATGAAAGCGGAAAGCAACTAAGCCTAAGCAAAGGAGATGGTCTTTCAGTCAGCAAGTCTCTGGAtaagaagaaaaacagaaagGAATGTAAAATTggaaaagttatttttaaagaaagcgAGCCGGAAATCATTGGTTACGATGGAGGTGTTGATAATTTGCTAGACGATGAGCCTGAAGACGCGGTTGATTCCGTCTCCGTGGGAGACGAACTGTCACTGACAGAAGAGGAAAAACAATTCGCTCTACTCGCCCTCGAAAACACTGTCTGGAATTCCGACGTTGCCAATTTAAAATCTGCAAATTCCACGAAAGCGCTTTCTAGAAAGACATCCTGTAAAGAGTTTGAAGATTTAGATTTAAATTCCTTACTACGCAGTGATCGTTTTCATAATCTGTCCGACTGTGATGGAACGATTAGAATATACGGGACGTTCCCCATGCGGAAGAAACCATTGTCGAAGATGTCTCTGGACGATGTTTTTTCGTCCGATATAGAACTACAGCGTATCGCTGATAATATTGGTGACAGAGCGGACAGTGAGTCTTCAGGATCGGAACACTACAAGAATCCGTGTGTGGAAAAACTTAAATCTGTTTCACCTTCtatgacatcatcatcaccatcatcatcgttgtCATCTGAtagtgacaagatgacaaccCCTGCAGAGTCCGATTCCGTTGTTGCATACAAAATTGTTAATATCATTCGTAAAGACAACACGGAATCGTACACAGTGGATGACATAACTGATTGCTTGTATGAAGCATCTATGTCTGGGTCGGTAACAGAATCATCTGTGACAGAAGGAAATTCTGGGAAGGATGCTTCTGCTACAGATGAGAAAACAAGCTCCAATCCCATGATAGACTGGGAAAAGAAATTTGACTCGAATGCTTCGTTTTCTGATTCTGAAAGTACAATAGCCGGTTTGGAAGTTGTTGAACTTCTCAATGACGTTTTGGCGAGTTATGGTGGGATGGAGATTAAATACAGTGACTTTTTAACTGACTCCACAGCTAGTGATAACAGGCAGAATGAATCTTCCACTGACAGTCCTGTTGTTGCTAAAAAGGAGACGGGAAAACTTCCAAAAAAATCTACCGATTTTGAAGCACGGATGGCAACCGTTGCCGCAAACTTAGACTTGACCAAAACTAGAAGCAAACGTCCTGCACCAAGACCACCCAGCCCCCCACCACCAGAGCCTCACATCTCACCAAAACGGCCCACATCTCCAACTAAACGTTCAACGTCACCGACCAAACGTTTAACCAATCCTGCCGCCCCCATCTCTGAACCTAACTTCAAGATGGTAACCATGGGCAAGTCCATAGTAACCATGCCAAACGTCGACCAACCGTTAAGCGATAAGTCTAGTTCCGAACCAATCTTAGGTCTTCAAGATTCAGACTCGATGGAAAATGTTCGAGGTAAGTCAGCAGATGCCGCTAAAAGCAGACGCGGGTTCACGTCTTTCTTCAGGAATATATTACGACGAGGACGAGAATCTCCCGAAGTTGCCATGGAAATTAATCCCGATATTACGTTCCTGAAAGCTGAGCAACCAAGAACCGAAGACTCTGTTGTCAGTGCCGAATCAAAGGACAATTCTGCTGCAGGGTCCCCGGGGGAGAAAAGGAGTTCGAAGTTCTCCCCTCAGGCGAAATTCCGAGTGCTTCCACCATCATCAGTACCTCCAGTTAGTGCCACGAATTCTGCTGAAGCTCCTACAGATGCTGAATCGGATTCGAAAGTGACCAAGAACAAACCTGCTGATGTTTCAAAGAGTCCATCGTTGATGACGCAGAACAAAGGATGCTCAAGTCCAAAACAGACTCCGAAGCATGAAGGGACGAAGACGTCATCTCCACAG ctCAAGAGGTCATCAGTGTGTCAGACAAAAGAAGAAGGTCAAAGTTCACGACCTCAGCTTCCTGCCAAACCACCTCCTATTGGTGATGACGGAACTCTGAGACATCGTTCTGCAAAACCATCATCAGCAGACGATGGCTCCACGGCCGTTGTTCGGCGCCGCGCCAAGAGTCCCAAGAGAACCGCACCCCCAGCCCCTCCAGTCCGAACCTCTGTTCCAAACCGCATTACAGAATCACGAAATCGCGACTTCGCCCGCGAACTGGAACTCCGTCTTAGTCGATCTACGGAAGGTGCTGCCTCGATTAAAGATTCGGCAAAAGTCTCGGGGCATCCCTCGTCACCGACGTCCCCCGTACCTGAGCTAGATGAATCGGTCCCCAGTTCCCCGACAGAGAAAGAAAGTGCTAAGAGTTTCAGTCATGCCGAGAGTCCGAAAATAAGTAAGAAAGTCACAATAGCGaaagaacagaaaaatgttGCGGCTAAGGAAAAAAATGTGAAAGACAAACCCAAGTCTCCGACGTCTAAAGAGAAACCCGAGGAATCTAAAGCGATGGAGTCGGAGCCGCTCAGAGAAAAGATTGAACTTCCTACAGTCCTGCCTCAGAGTCGCAAAAGCTTTCTCGGGAAACTGGCGAACAAGAAGTCGAGGGCTCCAGCCCCACCACCGCCTTCGGTGAAGCGAGCCAAGTCGATCACGGAAACAACGCTGCCCAGAAGGTCGAAGAAGATAAATGTGGCTGATATTTCCGGACCAGTC atGGTAACGGATATGACAAACACAAGAATTCTGACCAATCGGCGCAACACGCTGTCGCTAGGCGACGACACAGCTTTTGCGTCAG GCCAACCTTCATCTGCCACAGATAAATATATGGACGACCTTCCTCCAATCTCTCCCATTGGCTCATTTGATAATCTTTACGAATCCATTCTTCCCAAAATGGGAGGCCCTCACCAAATTAACCCGATTACCGGTGAGATCATCTCTAAGGGTCCAATCTGCCCTAACATTCCGGCGGAGGGCTACCTGGAGCCGGTGCCCCCCAATTCCAACACCTCAGAACTCACCGGTGAGTCGATGATGACATCATCAATGATGTCATCATCGATCGTGTCAATAGGATCTCTGGGGTCAGGAATTCCGGCAGCAATGACAACATCGACGATGTCCATGGTTTCTGTCGGTGCCCCGTCGACCATAGAAGAAGAGGATGCCGTCTCGGAGGTGTTCGATGAGCCGGATGAAAACCGCTTACAGGTTTTAGCCTCGCAGCCCATCTACGAAGAAATTCCTAACGGATATACTATTAACCAAAAACCTAGTCATAATAAATCAAACACGGAAGAACCACCctcttctgtctctctcccctcgCAAACAAACCTCGGGCTTCCAAACGTGACGATACGTTCTCAGTCTAAAGAAACAATATCTTCAGAATCGGATTCGCAGTCCAACAGCAGCACCCTCTCCCGACCGAAACCGGCTCCACGACGGAAACCAAAAAGATCGGAGAAGTGTCTGTCGGAGCAATATGTTTCAATGAATCGCCCGAACCCGGCGGTGATGTTGGGAGAGGAGAGGTTGCGAGAAGTGTATTCTAAGCTGACCACGATGAATCTACAGACACTGCAGGATGTGTATAGTCAGGTGGAGAAGATACTCGCGCAGGAGAAGCTGGTGGTGTCAAGCACGCAACAGATAAAGTGGCAGGACTTCGATCTCTTTGGACAGCCGGTGCATTCCTCTGAGAGGTGTATCGTCTACAATGCAAAATTCAGGGCCCATAACTCTCCATGTCAACTCATG CTGCTGCATTCCAGATCTGCGACAGAGACGTCATCACTGACACACCCGAGTCTGTTGAAACCCGTCGTCGTCTTCGCGGACACCATTCCGTTCTCCTTCCTCACCGAAGAGTTCATCAAGACGAGTCAGCTCGTTCAGAACTCCATCTACGACACAAGTCTCGCCAAGTGCTTCTGCGCCGTCGGAAACTTCGATATAATCGAGAACCTAGACAGCCACTTGACCTTGTTACGCGAGACCTTGACGCACAATCTTGACGCGTACATGCACGTGATACTTTCCGTCGTTCTTCAGCTCCTCAGCTCCATGTCGCACTGTCTCGATCAAGGATTCACCGTTTCCGAGCGCGACTTCCGAGATATTTATCTCGTGTCGCGGTCCGACCTCCGTGGGAAGGTCATAACATTCTTACCTCACCAGCGATCGCGCGACGTCCCGCAAGGCGAATCCATGTGCAATTTTCTCGACAGACTTCTAAACGATGCGTCTGAAATGTACAGTGTGGACGACGATGACGATATCGAAGATGAGAACTTTTCCGCCAACATACAGACTGTTGAGATGATAAAAACGCTACGTGCCATGCTAGAGCCGCGGAAGATCGAATGTCTCGCACAGGTTCGGTCGGTCGTCGAGTATATATTGTGGGGACCAAATAAGGATCCGACGGTTGAAGAGGTCACGAGGAGTAGTCTGGAGCAGGATATGTCGTCGTGGTTGGAGGCAGAACGTGCTATGGCCGTGAGTCAGTTCGCTAAAAACTCAAACGGTTTTGCGTCTGGCCTGTCGTTAGACGAATACTACAGACTAAAGTTTCTCTTGAAATCTAGCGCTACAAGCCTCGCCGAGAGTGCTAGGAAGCTAGTCAGCTAG